From a single Roseibium algicola genomic region:
- a CDS encoding ABC transporter ATP-binding protein translates to MAEVSLRKLRKTYGAVVAVEGVDLEIAKGELIVLLGPSGCGKSTTLRMVAGLETISAGELHIGGRNVTTLEPKDRDIAMVFQNYALYPHKTIRGNMSFGLKMRGMKGGEISRRVDAAAEMLDITHLLNRKPGQLSGGQMQRVALGRALVRDPAVFLLDEPLSNLDAKLRSRMREEIALLQRRIGKAMLYVTHDQTEAMTLADRIVIMRDGHVQQIGSPLEVYDRPANAFVAGFIGSPEMNLVEADLKNGFLSLSADVSISAGSDTGEREVIAGIRPEAITISDEGPEFAVRGIEQLGSQTLFIGETAGHRLRVMTQRRDDIKVGESVHLALPAAAIHLFDRASGERLEMPGGAA, encoded by the coding sequence ATGGCGGAAGTCAGTCTGCGCAAACTGCGCAAGACCTATGGGGCCGTGGTTGCGGTGGAAGGCGTCGACCTTGAGATCGCCAAGGGCGAACTCATCGTTCTGCTTGGCCCTTCCGGATGCGGGAAATCGACAACCCTGCGGATGGTCGCGGGGTTGGAAACGATCAGCGCCGGAGAACTGCATATCGGTGGCCGGAACGTGACCACCCTGGAGCCCAAGGACCGTGACATCGCCATGGTGTTCCAGAACTACGCGCTTTATCCGCACAAGACCATTCGCGGCAACATGTCGTTTGGTCTCAAGATGCGCGGCATGAAAGGGGGCGAGATCTCCAGGCGGGTCGACGCTGCAGCGGAAATGCTGGACATCACGCACCTGCTCAACCGCAAGCCCGGCCAGCTTTCAGGCGGACAGATGCAGCGTGTCGCACTCGGCCGTGCCCTTGTTCGCGACCCGGCGGTGTTTCTGCTCGATGAACCGCTATCCAACCTGGATGCGAAGCTTCGCTCCAGGATGCGGGAGGAAATCGCCCTTCTTCAGCGGCGCATCGGCAAGGCAATGCTTTACGTCACGCACGATCAAACGGAGGCAATGACCCTTGCCGACCGGATCGTGATCATGCGCGACGGACATGTTCAGCAGATCGGCTCGCCGCTGGAGGTATACGACCGGCCGGCAAACGCCTTCGTCGCGGGCTTCATCGGCTCGCCCGAAATGAACCTCGTTGAAGCTGACCTCAAGAACGGTTTCCTCAGCCTGTCGGCTGATGTCTCCATTTCTGCCGGCAGCGATACCGGTGAGCGGGAGGTGATTGCCGGCATTCGGCCCGAAGCCATCACGATTTCCGACGAAGGTCCGGAGTTCGCGGTCCGGGGCATCGAACAGCTCGGCTCGCAAACGCTTTTCATCGGCGAGACAGCTGGTCATCGCCTGCGGGTCATGACCCAGCGCAGGGACGACATCAAGGTTGGTGAGAGCGTTCATCTCGCTCTTCCCGCAGCAGCAATCCACCTGTTTGACCGCGCCAGCGGTGAACGCCTCGAGATGCCGGGAGGGGCAGCTTGA